The genomic window TGTCTGATGTATGTACTTACCTGGTATACTGTacttatgtatgtatttacctgATATACTGtctgatgtatgtatttaccTGGCTAACTGtctgatgtatgtatttaccTGGTAGTGGTATACTGTCTGATGTATGTACTTACCTGGTATACTGTacttatgtatgtatttacctggtatactgtactgatgtatgtatttacctggtatactgtacttatgtatgtatttacctggtatactgtactgatgtatgtatttacctggtatactgtacttatgtatgtatttacctggtatactgtactgatgtatgtatttaccTGGTAGTGGTATACTGtctgatgtatgtatttacctggtatactgtacttatgtatttacctggtatactgtacttatgtatgtatttacctggtatactgtactgatgtatgtatttaccTGGTAGTGGTATACTGtctgatgtatgtatttacctggtatactgtacttatgtatttacctggtatactgtacttatgtatgtatttacctggtatactgtactgatgtatGATTTACCTGGTATACTGTCTGATGTCCTGATCATTATTCAATACTTGTTTCTTTCTATTTTGCAGAATTCCATTATACACTGACATTTATGAATAAACTTCAGATTGAACATGACACAGAACTAAGTTACAAAGCTGTACAGAAAGGTAAGAGAGATAACAGCTAAAAGGGGATAGACATATTGAAAAATGGGGGGAGAGGAATAGATTTGacataaatggtgactatgaCACTTAAGGGGCCTAAGGGATGAGGCCtgataggggaaatagaggtagttccttttaatcgctactagtcataaagctatgaatggatatgaacccaatttagtcagaaacatcattggggcaagaaacatcattggggcAAGCGGAACAGATTTCGCCAGAGGGGtagggcccaaaaggggaaacaGATGTAAGTCTTTTAAATCGCTTATAGTCATAAATTACTGAattgattttaaccaaatatgatcagaaatatccttgatgaaaggggaacagattttgcataaatgaagACTCTGGCCCCAGAGGGGCGGGAGCCAATAGGGAAAATTGAGGTAAATTTTTTAAATCCCTAGTCCTAAATGGTAAAATGGATTTTGATGGAGTGTGTGGGTCCCTTTGGGCTGGAGAGAGGGGGCCTAATATAGGGGAAATGTTGcaaatctaaaaaaaacaacaaaaaaaaccaacccTTTAAACCATAGTTGGAAGGTGCAGCAAAAAAGGTAGAAAAATAATGGTATTGTAACTTAAAATACTTTTCCCATGGTTagtgaaatatccaggtgagcgatgcaggtcctaagggcctcttgtttataaatCAAATGAATTTAACATTGGCCATGATTGATCCTTTAATATTCTAATAGAAAAATGACCAGCTTAGATACAGTTTTATGTTATGACTTGAAGGGTTAGAGATATATAGGTGaaattgttttgtaaaattttaattttgtttgaatgtgtataatatcaataatatctttttttcatTAGATACACATGAGCAGCGTTTAACACAGATGAGGCAGTCTCTGAAGAAAATGTCTGAAGATGATTGGCGATATCCAAATATTGACAAGTTGATTGGTACTTGATCTGGTATATAACATTTTGTCAACAAGAATATCTCTATTTGATTAGGTATATATACTTTTTGTCAACAAGTTTATTTGTACTTTATCTGGTCTATTACATTTTGTCAACAACTTTACCTGCACTTTATCTGGATAGTGGGTTTGTTAATCCGTGATGTTGCCAATATGGACAAATTGACTGGCAAGTACGATTTTTCAATTGAGGTAATTTTGTTATCAGGTCAACAATAGCTTCAACATATATCAGTACAAATATCACTTTCATGTGAATTTGTAAGTCTGTAATGTTGTTATGAGAGTTCTATTATAGATTCATAATTCAACACAGTCTACGTTTCCTTCGAAATACCTTCAAAGTAAGCAGTATTCAACTATGTAATATGCAATAAAAGTTGCAGAAAGCTGTGAGAAAGTGATTATAGCGCAAAAGTGTCAGGAATTGAATGAAAGGTTGTCTTtggtgttgatataatttatcataGTAATGCATTGTAAGTGttccaaacattaaaacataataaaggtTGTAGTAAGATTATATTGTGTCAAGAATTGTGGGGATAGGCCGGTTCACTTATCAGCTGATAGACTTCACAACAcagaaataaatacaaacaaatatttattatatacaaaattataagaaataagctacctacatgtacaacatgtacaatACCAACACACCCACTCACTCGACTCGATTAACCTACATaactaaataattatatatatatatatagttctcCTTGTATAACTATCCTGTGTAACCGTGCTATGACAGTCTCTTCCTCAAGTCGCGAACACAATGTTTCGATGTTATTCCCAGTCTGCTTCCAATGATTTAAGTGTATGTACAGCACAGAAAAGGTAGGTTGTCCTGACTCCTACAAGTCTCATCGCTAGGTATAGCTCAGGACTTCCAAGCTCCTCGAGGTCACCTACAAGGTTAAAGAGTGACCAAGTCCATATTTCTATATAACCTCCTACACAGTCTCTTTGACATTATACATATGATAATTCACATATTATTACACTTAATATGACTATATTTATCCTACTTGGTACTTTTTACATTGAACATATTGAAGATACAATGCTTTGTACCTCTAACtttttaacacaaacattctgataaataacaatgaaatatacatttagCATTCTGTACATACTAATTACTTTAACATGTTTTGTAGGCACACAGCTCTCTATGCACACAGCTTCTAACCAACACCTCCTGGACCATAGCACACAGCAAATGCCTATACTGCATTTATGCAGTTTCCATACTACATTCAATTTGTATGGCACTATAGACTGGCCTTCATTGTTGGCTTCTTGAGGACACACAGTCCTAATAAACTATTTGAGCACCCAGCTCCCTGCATTTCATGGGCATAATGCCTCTTGACCGTAGAGTGACTTGACTGGTCCCTGTCTCTGGTTGAAATGGCCGTACAAACAGGTGAACGTACCTGAGAAGCATGCATTTACTTTGGGTTTGAGATCTTACCTGAGGGAATCACAGCCTGGGATACAGTGTAATCACTGTATAGGATTGACTACATATATCCTCATATACACAAGTATGAGGACTTTTTGACATCCCCCAACTAAGAGAAAAAATACTTACTTTTTCCTCATCAAGAAAAGATACGTCCTATTCACAATGACGACATGACATGTCACTTACCTAGAAATTCTTTTTTCCTACCCTGACGACAAACGACTAAAATAGTCGGCACCAACATTTTCTCTGCCAGGAATCGCGTCAATCCTTAAACGGTAATCTTGTAACAGCAATGTCCACCTCATGATCCTGGAGCTCAGTAATTTTGTTTGATTCATATATACAGGAGGTTTGTGATCTGTCTAGGACAAACGCTCCTCCATAAAGATATGGATGAAACTTCTGTACCGCCCATGCTATTGCCAGACACTCTTTTAATTACCTATTAAGCGTGTTGCCGTGGTAATAATTTCTTGCTTGCGTATGCAACAGGATAACTCTCTCCTTCACAGTTCTGGAGAAGAAGTGCTCCCAGACCCACGTTGGATGCGTCTGTTCTTAGTATAAAACTCTGTTGACAGTTTGGAAGTCGCAACACTGGAGTATTGACTAACACTTTCTTCAGCGTTTGAAAAGCTTGTTCTTGCTCTGAATTCCATATTACATGATTCGGCTGTTCTTTCTTAGTCAGATCCGTCAATGGCAGGGCTATATCCGCAAAGTTTGGGACAAATCTGCGATATTAACCTACTAATCCGAGAAAGGATCTTACCTGTTTCTATGTGTGTGGTATGGGCGCCTGCTAAGCTGCCTGGATCTTGTCCTCATTCGGCCGCAACACTCCATTCCCTACAGAATGTCCTAAAGAGTCTAACTCCTTGTAACCAATCATACATTTCGATGGTCGGGCAGTCAGCCCTGCTCTGGTTAGTCTGTCAAACAGTTCCTGTAATGTATCAAGATGATCCTTCCATGTCTCCGTATGTATCAGAATGTCACCCAGGAAACTGTCTGTTTTCCATCCCATTTAGTAGGATTCTCATTGTCCTGTTAAAAGTTGCTCCTGCATTTACTAGTCCAAAGGGCATGACCAAAAACTCAAATAATCCGTCAGCTGTTTGGAATGCTGTGCATTTCCTACACTCTGGTTTCATACTTATCTGCCAATATCCTTTACTTAAATCGATCTTGGTGAAGAACTTACTTAGAGAAATCTATGCGAATATTTCTTCGGGATCCGGCATTGGTTCTGCATCAAACACCGTCACAGCATTGAGTCGTCGAAATTCAATGCAAAACCTGTTGGTGTTGTCGGTTTTTTTCACTAGGACCCACTGGAGATGAGTATGGCGATTTTGACGGTCTTATCACTTTCATCTCAAGCATAGGTTTTACCTCTTTTCTCACAGTTTTCCTCAGAGCATGTGGCACTGGATATTGTTTAGATCTGAGTGGCTCCTCAGTTGTCAATGTGATTCTATGTTCCCCTATTTCACAACGCCCCGGTAAATCAGTCAACTCCTGTGTGATCCTGTAGAATACACAAAACATCTCTACGCTGATCATCATGCAGGTCTCTGGATATTTTAACATCGCAAATACCTTATTTGGCTTCCATCTCGGGCACATGCATCTCTACTTTGTCATCCATGTTTAAATCTTCTTCATCAGCCTCCTCAATGACTGCTGCTGCAACAATACTCATCACGCCTGGTAGTACCCCTACATCACGTTCTAGCATCATGTATTTCTTAAGTAGATTTGCATGGCAGGTCTTTACCTCTCCTCGAACTTCCACTTCCTAATTATTCTGACCAGCCTGTCTCCTTAATGCAAAAGGACCTTTCCAATGCATGGATAACTTATTATTGTCAGTTGGTAGGAGGCTTAACAGTTTGTCTCCTTCATTAAACTTACGATTTCTTGCTTTCTTGTCAAAGTGATGTCGGTGCCGCTGCTGAGATTTCCTGTGTTCCTTCCTGGCAATATCACACGTCTTTTCCAAGATATTCCTCAAATTTAGTACATATTAGTAAGTAGTTTGTACCTCGGGTTTATCCACTTCATTTGTCCCTTAAAATAGACATGGGACTTCTTACCGCTCGACCATACAACAGTTCAAAGGGAGAAAATCCAGTACTGTCTTGAGGTGCCTCTCTATATGCGAACATCACTACATCGATATACCTATCCCAGTCATTAGGCTTCTCCACACATAGTTTCCTCAACATGGATTTTAAGGTTCCATTAAACCTCTCCACAAGTCCATTACATTTGGGGTGATATGGAGTGGTAGTAAGTTGCGACATAGATAATAGACGACTGACCTCTTTCATCAAATCTGATGTGAATTGTGTCCCTTGGTCACTCAGGATTTCCCGTGGAACGCCTACTCGTGAAAATATCCGTACCAAGGCTTCTGCTACATGTTCCGTATCAATAGTCTTCAGTGGAACAGCTTCGGGATAACGTGTTGCGAAATCTAACATAGTCAATATAAAACGGTGTTTCCTGTCTGTCGTGGGATGGATGAAGCCCACTAAATATACCGCTACACGACTAAATGGCTCCTCGATTAAAGGCATCGGAGTCAAAGGAACTTTAGATACTTCACCCTTAGGAAATGTTCTCTGACAAATGTCACATGACCTACAGAACAACTTCACATCCTCGTGTATTCTCGGCTAATAAAACTGTGTGAGGATTTTCTCAGTAGTTTTCTTTGCACCCAAATGTCCTGCAAAAGTCGACTCATGAGCTATCTCCATAACTCATCGTCGGAGCTTCTGGGGAACCACAAGTTCAGTTACTTGTCCGCTTTGGTTCTCCTTACTGGACTTTAATTTCCTTTTGAGGAGAGAATTCTCATTCACAAACCAAGCAACATTGTTTTTACCCATTTTTTCTCTCACCTGTATGGGCGAAGTCTCTCAAGCGCTGTAGAGATTGATCATCCTGCTGGGCtgtttggaattcattcttcCCTATATTAGTCCCATTAATGGTAGGCACCTGAAGTATTTTTGGTATCTTTGAACTATTCCTCTGATGTGTCCTTGTTCCTACCGCTTGAGCTTCTACTAGGGTGTGCGGTTGACCACTTCCTGTATTTTGGTCTGTGATATCTCTCTCTGGATAgttgatatatatttccttACCTACATCTCCTGGAATGTTGCCAATGATTAAGTCATAGATAGGATTTTCAAAACATAATGCGTCTGTCTTACCCTGGAAGAAGGGAGTATTGATAGTAATTACAGCTACAGGAACTTCTCTTACTGTTCCGTCGATTAAGACACATGCTATGACTTTTGATGTCAACTGCTCTGTATTCACCAGGTTCCTTTTAACTACCACACTACTACAGACAGTATCTCTGAGAACAGACACCTCCATTTGCCCTATGTAACCCTTTGTTACTGGTAAACTATTCTTATCTTTACTTCTTACCCCAGAAGGTCCACATGCTGCACTAACATTCATACTGCACTCCACATTTAAGAACTACCTCCGAGTCTTGAGTACAGCATACTCGTAACCTCGTATGGGAGGAACTACACATACCGCTACTGTCTCTTTTTTCTTGGCAATCTTTTTCTCTCCCCGTGACTTGATTTTCTTCTCCTTGTAATTACAACTACAACACGATTGTTGGACGTCAGACTGTTCTATCATAGAGGCTGTAGTATGGGAACGTTTAGACTTACAGTCCCCGGCTATATGCCCATTACCTCCACAGGCATAACATCTTCGTTCTTTCCTATAATCCTCCTCAGAAGTATCAGAAACCGAGACAGGTGGGTCCCCGTTCTTGTCATTGTTCCTTGACGAAGATTTGTAACTTCTGCATTTTCCAAAGGATTTAAGATCAACACCATTGTGTGCCTCTAAGTATTGGTCAGTCAGCTTTGCTATTTCTGCTGAACCTTGAGGTTTGCCTTCCTTAAAGAAATAATGCTAAAGTTTTATTACTAGCCTGAACAAACTGCTCTTGTAACATTAAGTCCTTCACAGCTTCATAAGTATGGTCTGTTGGTGACATGTCTACCCACCTATCCAAGTAATTTTCTAGCCTTACCACATATTGTACTGATGTCTCCCTATTCTCTGGCTTGCAGGTGCGGAATTTCTGTCGAAATCCCTTCTTTGACATCTGAAACCTCTTAAGTAGAGCTTCT from Pecten maximus chromosome 1, xPecMax1.1, whole genome shotgun sequence includes these protein-coding regions:
- the LOC117324642 gene encoding uncharacterized protein LOC117324642, whose translation is MASIACDLFNIKSKSKDPIRKKLFGSPVVDGERTSEFHYTLTFMNKLQIEHDTELSYKAVQKDTHEQRLTQMRQSLKKMSEDDWRYPNIDKLIGT